A stretch of the Pseudorasbora parva isolate DD20220531a chromosome 13, ASM2467924v1, whole genome shotgun sequence genome encodes the following:
- the ep400 gene encoding E1A-binding protein p400 isoform X4: protein MHHGGGPPNVQRNLQRSKSFTGSEAEEQQQQQQSMPVTQQQSANANHPQSPVTSFAPSASPSAPQSPNYQIIMSRSPVTGQNMNITLQNVGPMVPGNQQITLASLPLQSPSSPGFQHQPQQWRFEPGSSSYIQVTSPLPQTIQPQSPTQHSPVPIQTVPRPNAPGSALGVCGQSPTRFVEAGIMVRQISLGSPPGSGHFVYQDGAGLAQLAPTATGAVQLTSPGTPGAVRERRLSQPHSQTGGTIHHLGPQSPVATGSALPTLGSPGHITTSNLPPQISSIIQGQLARPMIFEKTAQGVVAAPAGASFGVPSAIPPSSPSRSNPPQGLANQSMTPTSMKKMQLKKLEEIAPSNPEVAQLRKQCLEHHGKKMDSLKEVFKEYLIELFFLQHLQGNMMDYLAFKKKPCVPLFTYLRQNDLDLEDEEDEEEQSEVINDEVKVVTGKDGQTVTPVAIATQLPPNVSAAFSAQQQFQTHVGVAGGSISNPVDMEAFKRQQAQADQAKRSRMEVGRHGMIFQHPAVTALGSPGVPLQQLMPTAQGGMPPTPQTVQIGGQKQNQQQYDPSKGPPVQNAASLHTPPPQLPGRLPQGGIPMAGLPLSLSQGQAMLVDQQAPMTGGQLQVKVQGVQGTGALLAPVNPHAQLQAQLQQMQSGLHLQMQQQMQQSVMQPGQATVTLVRPGSDSSQPSQRLMSNSLSNPVMSPAPLTSPSSLPSPHLSAPVRTPSTGPSLSSAAQSKLATTNGTAGLKMSGLGQNPVGQNSQESFQDKQAEQAKLESHVHQRIAELRKEGQWSASRLPKLQEACRPKSQWDYLLEEMQWMAADFAQERRWKMAAAKKLVRTCARYHDEQKKMEEREKREEEMRLRQIASTIARGVDYFWSNIEQVVEIKLRFEIYDKQQKVLGLQKAVSKGQCAKPTQSSGEKPDKESKGQETGQSRKRKSSTSLSDVEVEDEESTIEEQEATEIAADQKAELVELTKEAEVPLDDLVKQYAGAYAEGFEWPQPTSQSEDEDREEADDMNSPLDCPHYAVLIDSLLSMDQYRGAERMTSGPDGKPTKDIAEVAAATDLILPKGSARTTLTSRSSPPALLHGSLREYQQVGVEWLANLYRKNLNGILADETGLGKTVQTVAYFAHLACNQGIWGPHLVVVRTCKLLNWEMEFKRWCPGLKILLYLGSRKQRRNKRLRWCEPNSFHVCVTSYKLLLKDQSHFIRRRWRHLVLDEVQLIKNMTEKHWETIFNIKSQQRILLINTPLQNTLKELWTMIHFLLPGITHPYLNFPIKPGTDQNQDYCHKLVIRLHRMIQPFILRRSKRDVEKQMPKKYEHILKCRLSKRQKSMYEDILIQPSAQEALKTGHFVRVLEVLMQLQKICNHPDLIQPRDVHNSYICQPLQYNTPSLLLTALQQDQWKTVDMSLFDLISNEGKLTRYEAEETLPKLRMTKQLIEEIYSARDPPARPRPCKIKPMRLFLPVQYGTKPEGRLVPMTSSTTQAPRATAVTTAPTTTTNPVTAALSTQPRGKSPLTTTTSTQASTIKSSSGQLLTGATPNPPSTPLAMGVTGVTTMSAVTPHVPAAHPLQPSLVSQRLVLSSQAQARLPSGDVMKVAQLVGQGRITQPETPVTLQFQGNKFTLSPSQLRQLTTGQPLQLQGTLGNILQIVSAPGQPLLRPQGPPMVMPTVSQTVPVQNSSGTPPPATSTPQATTVTPAITDTETNAKHSANATTQESSEERNRQLKERLASLFHVNERRSSRSVFYGSDLIKTCSIYDGRPPPAFPAPQHSRWSWVGKDSCIRAQQTCVSTVAPLRSAILSNTEQEAAAGNLLKRFSCIIPAAVAPPPQLYASNPPPFYSIAQKSFRRRLQEVSAPHNAEIRNLACPPVTSFPDMHMLEMDSGKLEALSILLQKLSVENRRVLIFTQMASMLDILEAFLDHHHLTYVRLDESLSLEERQVQVKRFNRNRQIFCTILTNRCCSAMGHVFDADTIVFYDTDLNPSMDMRTQEWCDKIGRSKDIHIYRLESGNSIEEKLLKNGTKDLIREVAAQGMDYTLAFLTQRTIQDLFEVEAGSGEKVEEFVVLHQEPSPSESIPPHVARPYIQALNTIRLGTQYEDEEEKTEDGKSDKEEVGGQKAIDVEEGMREETSQLEELAAVMEQLTPIERYALHYLEYLHISEDEQVIRERIETAKKGWELQQQQKVKVEKEEQINLEDEEDLFTYTREDAYNMEYVFDNEDGQTEIMPLWTPPTPPQDDNDIYIDSVICLMYDTAPMPDSKLPPVYVRKERKRHMDQSALGRKKKKGHGESVIPPRSLFDKASLLKVRREGKDQKKNFSLKQQAPFAKPLPSLLKPAMEAGQDNPEWLISEDWALLQAVKQLLELPLNLTIVSPAHTPNWDLVSDVVNSCSRIYRSPKQCRNRYENVIIPREEGKLIYEANPKKNKTKSIYKSKNSRPLRTCQIYTQDDNATQIQLYNSRFELMKIIASKRSPPIKPLLGMNPFQKNPKHASVLAESGISYDKPLPPIQVASQRAERIAKEKKALAEQQRAQQLAQQQQQQTTGAAQPQGSATQPQAQPQATAAGAQAAGVPQPNQPGAAAVPNTAVLTGAIKTAAVGSSIQPATATVSGNVIVNTVAGVPPGQFQANKRLASPVIPGALPTAATATAQVVHTQQRAVPAAASPAEVVAIATGQSVRAVTPVTASAVVSTNLTPGQSQTRTLVAPAPGMQLSQGKQLTQAQFQLLRQQQLQQQQQQQQPQATSPQIKAVGKPQQELLKKQKLQMSQQQVAAAVAAAQGQQAASTQQTQQVHATPAATANPQIAAVAAPRAGAVLTGTTVTNLQVARLTRVPAPGTIQAQPGQTAQVTLTKPPPVVSVPAVVSSAGVTTLPVTVAGISVAIGQTQKTGGQVVTHPFQMQQVQHLLQRQKQQANAQAAVQKAAQPQQTQAAVQQKLGTQQAAQTTAQQQQKVTYATTTQLQPGIKTQFFTTSIAQQKPATAQQIQVAKLPQIVQQQIVSSPQQIQAQPQTVALAQAAPTAGSAQAQVQVIPAGNATATQVVQQKLLQQQAVTAAAATSPQIQTPPPHSPAQQQSGTAAPASDTPAQLAASTPQPQQGKGNTRTGAAMRSKTPAKPSGGS, encoded by the exons ATGCACCATGGAGGAGGCCCACCAAATGTGCAGAGGAACCTTCAGAGATCAAAGTCCTTCACTGGATCTGAGGCAGAagaacaacagcagcagcagcagtccATGCCGGTTACCCAGCAACAGTCAGCAAATGCCAATCACCCCCAGTCTCCGGTGACATCTTTTGCACCATCTGCGAGTCCGTCTGCACCACAGTCTCCCAATTACCAAATCATCATGAGCCGTAGTCCGGTCACAGGCCAGAACATGAACATCACTTTACAGAATGTGGGACCAATGGTTCCAGGGAATCAGCAGATCACACTCGCCTCCCTTCCTCTCCAGAGCCCATCGTCCCCTGGCTTTCAGCATCAGCCCCAGCAGTGGAGGTTTGAGCCTGGGTCTTCGTCTTACATCCAGGTGACGTCACCCTTGCCCCAGACCATACAGCCTCAAAGTCCCACCCAGCACAGTCCGGTCCCCATACAGACTGTGCCCAGGCCGAACGCTCCTGGGTCAGCTCTGGGAGTGTGTGGTCAAAGCCCAACGCGGTTTGTGGAGGCAGGTATTATGGTTAGGCAGATCAGCTTGGGCAGCCCACCCGGAAGTGGTCATTTTGTGTACCAAGATGGAGCAGGATTGGCTCAGCTGGCTCCGACCGCAACAGGTGCTGTTCAGCTGACCTCACCTGGGACGCCGGGGGCCGTCAGAGAAAGACGACTGTCCCAGCCACACTCTCAAACCGGAGGCACCATACACCATTTGGGCCCACAGAGCCCAGTTGCGACAGGGTCTGCTCTCCCGACGTTGGGCAGCCCTGGGCATATCACCACGTCCAATCTGCCTCCTCAGATCAGTAGCATCATCCAAGGCCAGTTAGCACGACCCATGATTTTTGAGAAGACTGCACAAGGCGTTGTGGCAGCTCCTGCGGGGGCCTCTTTTGGGGTCCCGTCTGCCATCCCTCCCTCCAGCCCATCCAGGAGCAACCCTCCCCAGGGCCTCGCCAACCAGTCCATGACCCCCACCAGCATGAAGAAGATGCAGCTGAAGAAGCTGGAAGAGATTGCGCCCTCAAACCCCGAAGTGGCACAGTTGAGGAAGCAGTGTCTGGAGCATCATGGGAAGAAAATGGACAGTCTGAAGGAGGTGTTTAAAGAGTACCTGATTGAGCTATTTTTCCTGCAGCATCTGCAAGGGAACATGATGGACTACCTTGCCTTCAAGAAAAAGCCTTGTGTGCCTCTCTTCACCTACCTGAGGCAAAACGATCTTGACCTTGAAGATGAAGAGGATGAGGAAGAGCAGTCTGAGGTCATTAATGATGAG GTGAAAGTAGTGACTGGAAAGGATGGACAGACGGTGACTCCTGTTGCTATAGCTACACAACTCCCACCCAACGTGTCTGCAGCGTTCTCTGCTCAGCAGCAGTTCCAG ACCCATGTCGGGGTGGCAGGTGGCAGCATCTCTAACCCTGTGGACATGGAGGCTTTCAAACGCCAGCAGGCACAAGCAG ATCAAGCTAAGAGGTCCCGGATGGAAGTGGGTCGTCATGGGATGATATTCCAACACCCCGCTGTAACTGCTTTAGGATCTCCCGGCGTTCCCCTCCAGCAGCTTATGCCGACAGCGCAAG GAGGCATGCCCCCAACCCCACAAACAGTCCAGATTGGTGGGCAGAAGCAGAACCAGCAGCAGTATGACCCATCCAAAGGTCCCCCGGTCCAGAACGCCGCCAGCCTTCACACGCCACCCCCACAGCTTCCAGGCCGCCTACCCCAGGGTGGAATCCCCATGGCGGGTCTGCCTCTCTCCCTGTCCCAGGGTCAGGCCATGTTGGTAGACCAGCAGGCTCCGATGACTGGAGGTCAGCTCCAGGTCAAGGTGCAGGGTGTGCAGGGTACTGGGGCCTTGCTGGCTCCAGTTAACCCACATGCTCAGCTGCAGGCACAGCTTCAGCAGATGCAGTCAGGGCTCCACCTCCAGATGCAACAGCAGATGCAGCAGTCCGTCATGCAGCCTGGACAGGCA aCTGTGACACTTGTTCGTCCTGGATCAGATTCCTCCCAGCCTTCCCAACGTTTGATGTCCAACTCCCTGTCCAACCCGGTTATGTCTCCTGCTCCTCTCACATCCCCGTCCTCTCTACCCTCCCCACACCTGTCTGCCCCGGTTCGCACCCCAAGTACTGGCCCCAGCCTCTCCTCTGCTGCCCAGTCCAAACTCGCTACCACAAATGGCACCGCCGGGCTCAAAATGTCTGGGCTGGGTCAGAATCCGGTCGGGCAGAACTCACAGGAAAGCTTTCAAGACAAACAAGCAGAACAAGCCAAGCTG GAGAGTCATGTGCACCAGCGCATTGCAGAGCTCCGTAAAGAGGGCCAGTGGTCAGCTAGCCGTTTACCCAAGCTGCAGGAGGCCTGCAGGCCCAAATCCCAATGGGACTACTTGCTGGAGGAGATGCAGTGGATGGCTGCTGACTTTGCCCAGGAAAGACGCTGGAAGATGGCTGCTGCCAAGAAG CTTGTGCGTACATGTGCACGTTACCACGACGAACAGAAGAAGATGGAGGAACGTGAGAAGAGAGAGGAGGAAATGAGACTCCGGCAAATAGCCAGCACCATCGCTCGTGGGGTTGACTACTTCTGGTCCAATATTGAACAG GTTGTGGAAATCAAGCTGCGTTTTGAGATCTATgacaaacaacaaaaagttCTCGGCCTGCAGAAGGCTGTGAGTAAAG GTCAGTGTGCTAAACCAACCCAGTCATCTGGAGAGAAGCCAGATAAAGAGAGTAAAGGG CAGGAGACTGGCCAATCCCGCAAGAGAAAGTCGAGCACTTCGCTGTCAGATGTAGAGG TTGAGGATGAGGAAAGTACAATAGAAGAACAGGAGGCTACGGAGATTGCAGCTGATCAGAAAGCAGAGCTTGTCGAACTGACAAAAGAAG CTGAAGTGCCATTGGATGATCTGGTAAAGCAGTACGCTGGTGCTTACGCTGAGGGCTTTGAGTGGCCGCAGCCTACCAGCCAGAGTGAGGATGAAGACCGAGAGGAAGCTGATG ACATGAATTCTCCATTGGACTGTCCACATTATGCAGTGCTGATAGACTCTTTGCTGAGTATGGATCAATACCGTGGGGCTGAGCGGATGACTTCTGGCCCTGATGGGAAGCCCACAAAGGATATCGCTGAGGTGGCCGCAGCAACGGACCTGATTCTGCCCAAAGGCAGTGCCAGGACCACTCTTACT AGTCGTTCCTCTCCTCCTGCTTTGTTGCACGGCTCTCTGAGAGAGTACCAGCAGGTCGGGGTAGAGTGGCTGGCAAACCTGTACCGCAAAAACCTCAATGGCATCCTGGCAGATGAAACTGGCCTTGGCAAAACTGTACAGACTGTGGCTTACTTCGCTCACTTGGCCTGCAACCAGG GTATATGGGGACCGCATTTGGTGGTGGTAAGGACCTGTAAGCTGTTGAACTGGGAAATGGAGTTCAAACGCTGGTGTCCTGGCCTGAAGATACTCCTGTACCTCGGCAGCCGAAAGCAGCGCAGAAACAAAAGATTG AGGTGGTGTGAGCCCAACAGCTTCCACGTGTGTGTGACTTCATATAAGCTTCTGCTAAAAGATCAGTCTCACTTTATAAGGAGGCGATGGAGGCACCTGGTGCTGGACGAGGTGCAGCTCATTAAGAACATGACTGAGAAACACTGGGAAACCATCTTCAACATAAAGAG TCAACAGAGGATCCTCTTAATCAACACACCCCTGCAGAACACTCTAAAAGAATTATGGACAATGATCCACTTTCTCCTGCCTGGAATCACTCACCCATACCTCAACTTCCCCATCAAACCCGGCACCGATCAAAACCAGGACTACTGTCACAAACTGGTCATCAGACTGCACAGG ATGATTCAGCCCTTTATCCTGCGTCGTTCCAAGAGGGATGTAGAGAAGCAAATGCCCAAGAAGTATGAACACATTCTCAAGTGCCGTCTGTCCAAGAGGCAAAAGAGCATGTACGAAGACATCCTCATCCAGCCCAG TGCACAGGAGGCTCTAAAGACAGGACATTTTGTCAGAGTCCTGGAGGTTCTTATGCAGCTGCAGAAGATCTGCAACCATCCAGATCTGATCCAACCCAGAGATGTGCACAACTCTTACATATGTCAGCCACTTCAGTACAATACCCCATCATTACTGCTCACCGCACTGCAGCAGGACCAGTGGAAG ACTGTAGATATGTCACTGTTTGACCTGATCAGTAACGAGGGCAAATTGACCCGTTATGAGGCAGAGGAGACTCTGCCAAAACTCAGAATGACCAAACAGCTGATCGAAGAGATCTACAGTGCACGTGACCCACCTGCACGACCCAGACCATGCAAGATCAAACCTATGAG GTTGTTCCTGCCGGTGCAGTATGGGACTAAACCAGAGGGACGTCTTGTCCCCATGACTAGCAGCACCACTCAAGCCCCTCGTGCCACAGCTGTGACTACTGCCCCCACCACAACCACCAACCCTGTTACTGCTGCTCTCAGCACACAGCCCAGGGGCAAATCACCTCTTACCACAACCACTTCCACACAGG CCTCCACAATCAAAAGTTCATCAGGACAACTCTTAACAGGAGCCACCCCTAACCCCCCCTCTACCCCTCTGGCTATGGGTGTGACAGGGGTCACCACTATGTCTGCTGTGACCCCTCACGTCCCTGCCGCCCACCCCCTCCAGCCCAGTTTGGTATCCCAGAGGCTGGTGCTCAGCTCCCAGGCCCAGGCACGCTTGCCTA GTGGAGATGTTATGAAGGTTGCTCAGTTGGTTGGACAGGGCCGGATCACCCAGCCAGAGACCCCTGTGACCCTGCAGTTCCAGGGAAACAAGTTCACCTTGTCCCCAAGTCAGCTGCGGCAGCTCACCACCGGCCAGCCCCTGCAGCTCCAAGGTACACTCG GCAACATCCTGCAGATTGTGTCAGCCCCCGGACAGCCTCTTCTCAGGCCACAAGGACCACCTATGGTGATGCCTACCGTGTCCCAGACTGTGCCTGTCCAGAACTCCTCAGGCACCCCACCCCCTGCCACCTCCACACCACAAG CAACCACAGTCACTCCAGCTATCACAGACACGGAAACAAACGCTAAACACTCAGCTAATGCCACAACACAG GAGTCAAGTGAGGAACGAAACAGGCAGCTGAAAGAGCGTCTTGCTAGTTTATTTCACGTGAACGAACGACGGTCCTCACGCTCTGTGTTTTATGGCTCAGACCTGATCAAGACCTGCTCAATTTATGATGGACGCCCTCCACCGGCCTTCCCCGCTCCTCAGCACTCCCGCTGGTCCTGGGTTGGCAAAGACAGTTGCATCAGGGCTCAGCAGACATGCGTGTCCACAGTGGCTCCACTCCGCTCAGCGATTCTCTCTAACACGGAGCAGGAGGCAGCAGCAGGCAACTTGTTGAAGAG GTTCTCCTGCATAATTCCTGCTGCTGTGGCCCCTCCCCCTCAGCTGTATGCGTCCAATCCTCCACCATTTTACAGTATAGCACAAAAATCATTCAGGCGACGACTACAGGAAGTGTCTGCTCCACACAATGCAGAGATCCGTAACTTAGCCTGTCCACCTGTTACCAGCTTCCCTGATATGCACATGCTGGAGATGGATTCAG GAAAACTAGAGGCGCTGTCAATCCTGCTGCAGAAGCTGAGCGTCGAGAACAGGCGTGTTCTGATCTTCACTCAGATGGCTAGCATGCTAGACATACTGGAGGCCTTCTTAGACCACCATCACCTCACCTACGTACGGCTGGATGAGAGTCTGTCACTGGAGGAGAGACAG GTGCAGGTCAAGAGGTTTAACCGCAACCGACAGATCTTCTGCACCATCCTGACCAATCGCTGCTGCTCAGCCATGGGCCACGTGTTTGACGCAGATACAATTGTGTTTTACGACACAGACCTAAATCCAAGCATGGACATGCGCACGCAGGAGTGGTGTGACAAGATCGGCCGCTCCAAAGACATCCACATCTACAG GTTGGAGAGCGGGAACTCCATTGAGGAGAAGCTCTTGAAGAATGGCACTAAAGACCTTATTCGAGAGGTAGCTGCACAGGGCATGGACTACACTCTGGCTTTTTTAACACAG CGCACCATTCAGGATCTGTTTGAGGTAGAAGCCGGCTCTGGAGAGAAAGTGGAGGAGTTTGTGGTCCTTCACCAGGAGCCCTCCCCATCTGAATCCATCCCCCCTCATGTGGCCAGACCTTACATCCAGGCCCTGAATACCATCCGGCTGGGGACCCAATatgaagatgaggaggagaAGACGGAGGATGGCAAAAGTGATAAAGAGGAAGTGGGTGGACAAAAAGCGATTGATGTGGAGGAAGGGATGAGAGAGGAGACATCACAGTTAGAGGAGCTGGCGGCAGTAATGGAGCAG CTGACACCTATTGAGAGATACGCACTACACTATCTGGAGTATCTGCACATCAGCGAGGATGAACAGGTTATAAGG GAACGCATAGAGACTGCTAAGAAAGGCTGGGAGCTGCAGCAGCAACAGAAAGTGAAGGTGGAGAAAGAGGAACAAATTAACTTAGAAGATGAGGAGGATCTCTTCACCTACACCAGAGAGGATGCATACAACATG GAGTATGTGTTTGACAATGAAGATGGACAGACGGAAATAATGCCG CTGTGGACTCCCCCAACTCCTCCGCAGGATGATAACGATATCTACATTGACTCTGTAATCTGTCTCATGTATGACACTGCGCCCATGCCCGATTCCAAACTGCCTCCAGTCTACGTCCGCAAAGAGCGCAAGAGGCACATGGACCAATCAG CTCTGGGACGTAAGAAAAAGAAGGGCCACGGAGAATCAGTGATTCCTCCGAGATCTCTCTTTGATAAGGCTAGTCTGCTCAAAGTAAGGCGGGAAGGAAAAGATCAGAAGAAGAACTTTTCTCTAAAGCAGCAGGCTCCCTTTGCTAAACCGCTGCCCTCACTGCTCAAACCAGCCATGGAGGCCGGACAGGACAACCCTGAGTGGCTCATCAGTGAAGACTGGGCCTTGCTACAG GCTGTAAAGCAGTTACTGGAACTTCCTCTGAACCTGACCATTGTGTCTCCTGCTCACACTCCTAACTGGGACCTGGTGAGCGATGTGGTCAACTCCTGCAGCAGGATTTACCGCTCGCCTAAGCAATGCCGGAACCGCTACGAGAACGTCATCATTCCAAGAGAGGAGGGCAAG CTAATATATGAAGCTAACCCAAAGAAGAACAAGACGAAGAGCATTTATAAG TCCAAGAACAGTCGTCCTCTGCGCACGTGTCAGATCTACACACAGGACGACAACGCCACACAGATTCAGTTGTACAACAGCCGTTTTGAGCTAATGAAAATCATCGCTAGCAAGAGGAGCCCTCCCATAAAACCACT ACTGGGCATGAATCCGTTCCAGAAGAACCCCAAGCATGCCTCTGTGCTGGCAGAGAG TGGGATAAGCTACGACAAGCCTCTGCCTCCTATCCAGGTTGCCTCTCAGAGAGCTGAGAGAATCGCAAAAGAGAAAAAG GCACTAGCCGAACAGCAGCGGGCTCAGCAGTTAGCccagcaacaacagcagcagactACAGGAGCCGCCCAGCCTCAGGGATCTGCCACCCAGCCTCAAGCCCAGCCACAGGCAACTGCAGCAGGCGCACAGGCCGCCGGAGTGCCTCAGCCCAACCAGCCCGGAGCAGCAGCAGTCCCCAACACCGCTGTACTG ACTGGAGCTATCAAGACCGCTGCAGTGGGCTCAAGCATCCAGCCAG CCACGGCTACAGTGAGTGGGAATGTGATTGTAAACACTGTGGCTGGAGTTCCTCCCGGTCAGTTCCAGGCGAACAAACGTCTGGCATCTCCGGTCATACCTGGAGCCCTGCCT ACTGCAGCAACGGCCACAGCTCAGGTGGTTCACACTCAGCAGAGAGCAGTGCCTGCTGCAGCTTCCCCAGCAGAGGTCGTTGCCATAGCGACGGGTCAGAGCGTTAGAGCCGTTACCCCAGTGACCGCTTCCGCTGTGGTGTCCACTAATCTGACTCCGGGTCAGTCCCAAACACGCACGCTGGTGGCTCCAG CTCCAGGTATGCAGTTGTCTCAGGGTAAGCAACTCACACAAGCTCAATTCCAGCTCCTCCgacagcagcagttacagcagcagcagcagcaacagcaacCACAAGCTACATCTCCACAGATCAAAGCAGTAGGAAAGCCACAGCAG GAGTTGCTGAAGAAGCAGAAGCTGCAGATGTCCCAGCAACAGGTTGCGGCGGCGGTAGCTGCAGCTCAAGGTCAGCAGGCTGCATCTACTCAGCAAACGCAGCAGGTTCACGCCACACCCGCGGCTACGGCCAACCCTCAGATAGCTGCAGTCGCTGCACCCAGAGCGGGAGCTGTACTCACTGGAACCACTGTTACCAACTTACAAGTGGCCAGACTG ACACGTGTCCCTGCCCCAGGAACCATTCAAGCTCAGCCGGGTCAAACCGCCCAGGTGACTCTGACCAAACCACCTCCGGTAGTCTCAGTTCCTGCTGTGGTCTCCTCTGCCGGAGTCACGACACTTCCTGTCACTGTGGCTGGCATTAGCGTCGCAATCGGACAGACTCAGAAAACAG